The genomic interval GGCCTGTGCGATGGCGGACAGGCCGAGCCCGGTGATGACGGCCTCCAAGTCAGCGGTGGCACCGTGACCGAGTTGGACGAGCTCGAGGTGCTCGCGCACGGTGAGGAAGGGGAAGAAGGACTCATCGCCGAGGTCGCGGGCGACGGCGGTCCGGAAGGCGGTGGAGCGGGGGTCGGGCGTGTGACCCAGGACGGTGAGTTGCCCTCCGAGCGGGGGAAGCAGGCCGCAGGCGGTGCGCAGGAGGGTGGATTTGCCCGCGCCGTTGACCCCGACCAGGAAGAGGGCCTGGCCGCGCTCGAGGGTGAAGGTGGCAGGCGAGCACACGGGCTCGGTGCCGTAGCCGACGGCGAGGTCGCGCGCGGTGACGATGGGCTCCATGCGCACACTGTTCCATAGCGCTGGGTTCGCAGGATCGGTCGGCAGGACGATGCCGACAGGACACGCTCGCGCGGAAGCCCCGGGAATAACCTCGGGGGCCATAAAGTTGAGCCAGTCAGACTCAAGATTGCGACGTCCGAAGTTGACAAGACTCGGCTCAAGAACAATTCTGAGCGCATACGACTCAACTCTCTTCATCTAGGAGCACCACATGGCACGCGCCGTCGGCATTGACCTTGGAACCACCAACTCCGCCATCGCCGTCCTCGAGGGCGGCGAGCCCACGATCATCCCCAACGCCGAGGGCGGGCGCACCACCCCCTCCGTCGTCGCCTTCTCCAAGTCCGGCGAGGTCCTCGTCGGCGAGATCGCCAAGCGCCAGGCCGTCACCAACGTCGAGCGCACCATCTCCTCCGTCAAGCGCCACATGGGCACCGACTGGGACGTCAAGATCGACGACAAGACCTACACGGCCCAGGAGATCAG from Actinomyces respiraculi carries:
- a CDS encoding ABC transporter ATP-binding protein, whose amino-acid sequence is MEPIVTARDLAVGYGTEPVCSPATFTLERGQALFLVGVNGAGKSTLLRTACGLLPPLGGQLTVLGHTPDPRSTAFRTAVARDLGDESFFPFLTVREHLELVQLGHGATADLEAVITGLGLSAIAQALPNRLSSGQRRRAVLASVLLRPRRLLVLDEPEQRLDHSTRVMLAGRLVAEREAGGTLLVVSHDPALVDAVATHVLLVGEDTRPLTVDEGVEAIEEGAL